In a genomic window of Gemmatimonadota bacterium:
- a CDS encoding SDR family oxidoreductase translates to MISLAGKSVVITGGSRGIGRAAALLCARAGADVGVTYHQRSAEADQVAKEVRSLGRRAFVGGGDLADPAVVARIFKEAKAAFGGLDGFVANAGVWPSDDTPLAEMAESRWRSTMAQNLDSVFLSTKAALGLMRPGGSVVIVSSTAGQRGESFHADYAATKGALISLTKSLCIECAPAIRVNCVAPGWVDTDMSALAYADGGRERIAATIPMKRVPLAEDIAGPILFLLSDLACHVTGEVLNVNGGSVLCG, encoded by the coding sequence ATGATTTCATTGGCAGGCAAGTCGGTGGTGATTACCGGGGGTTCACGGGGGATCGGCCGGGCGGCGGCGTTGCTCTGTGCCCGGGCTGGGGCCGACGTGGGTGTCACCTACCACCAGCGGTCGGCCGAGGCCGACCAGGTGGCCAAGGAGGTCCGATCGTTAGGCCGCCGGGCTTTCGTCGGGGGTGGCGATCTGGCCGATCCAGCGGTGGTCGCCCGGATCTTCAAGGAAGCCAAGGCGGCCTTCGGGGGCCTCGATGGCTTCGTGGCCAACGCCGGGGTCTGGCCGAGCGATGACACGCCGTTGGCAGAGATGGCGGAATCGCGGTGGCGGTCGACGATGGCGCAAAACCTCGATTCGGTGTTTCTGTCGACCAAGGCGGCGTTAGGGCTGATGCGTCCGGGCGGGTCGGTGGTGATAGTGTCGAGCACGGCAGGCCAGCGGGGTGAGTCCTTTCACGCCGACTACGCCGCGACCAAGGGGGCGTTGATTTCGTTGACCAAGTCGCTCTGTATCGAGTGCGCGCCGGCCATTCGGGTCAACTGCGTGGCGCCCGGGTGGGTCGACACCGACATGAGTGCCCTGGCGTATGCCGATGGCGGCCGGGAGCGGATCGCGGCGACGATCCCGATGAAACGGGTTCCGCTGGCTGAAGACATTGCCGGACCGATTCTGTTCCTGTTGTCCGATCTGGCCTGTCACGTGACGGGCGAGGTGCTCAATGTGAACGGCGGGAGCGTGCTCTGCGGGTAA
- a CDS encoding SIS domain-containing protein, which produces MNGERIRAQFEGLAVLAAAMAGQSEAIARLADRYVRALRAGGTLFFAGNGGSAAHAQHIATEYVVRLGRTRRPFRALALSVDTSVVTAAGNDLGFAEVFARQIEALAGPADVVILISTSGQSANLIRAAEAARRVGATVVALLGRDGGALAGLCDEVVIVPSEDTSRIQELQLAIDHTIVELVERELAP; this is translated from the coding sequence ATGAACGGCGAACGGATCCGGGCCCAGTTCGAGGGCTTGGCGGTGCTCGCCGCCGCGATGGCGGGGCAGAGTGAGGCGATCGCTCGGCTGGCCGACCGGTATGTGCGGGCGCTCCGGGCCGGTGGCACGCTGTTCTTTGCCGGCAACGGCGGTAGTGCGGCCCATGCCCAGCACATCGCGACCGAGTACGTGGTTCGTCTGGGTCGGACTCGGCGTCCGTTCCGGGCGTTGGCGCTCTCGGTGGATACGTCGGTCGTGACGGCGGCGGGGAACGACCTCGGGTTTGCCGAGGTGTTTGCCCGGCAAATCGAGGCCTTGGCGGGTCCGGCCGACGTGGTGATCCTGATCAGCACCAGCGGCCAGAGCGCCAATCTGATTCGCGCCGCCGAGGCCGCCCGGCGGGTCGGGGCGACCGTGGTGGCCTTGTTGGGCCGGGACGGGGGCGCGCTGGCTGGACTTTGCGACGAGGTGGTGATCGTGCCGTCGGAGGACACCAGCCGAATTCAAGAACTCCAGCTCGCCATCGATCACACGATCGTCGAGTTGGTCGAACGGGAGTTGGCACCATGA